The DNA window GagtcatacatgtacagttgaacttcgatatctcaaacactgatatcttgaatacaatggatatgtcgaagtgatttgtaagtccttACTTTATTATCAAGGATTTTACCCTCAATATCTCGAATATCaggaagtttttaaacagtccaaTCAAGTTTGAGATAATAAAGTTTGACTGTATCTTCGAAATAGAAATGAATtacttataaaataataaaatgcctTGTCAATTATGAGTTTCTGATAGATATCAAAGTTTCATAGTGGAGTATTTAGATACCggtaattaattacatgtatatacaaggaagaaaaaaacatgattAGTTTCTTTCATGCTTTAATGAAACTTTGATGTTTTATTGCACATGTCAGTACATAAGATTTGATTAAATTAAGAACAGCATGTAGCAATGGTAATAAAGTCATACAGTaaaaacagacagacaaaacaTCTAATGCAATTTTTCATAAGTTAAgaacaaattaaattggaaagttgtctttaatatatatacattaaccAAATTTTTAAGGCTTCCTTGGATTTGTATGTTTGAATGGTATAAATGGTATTGCACATCGATATAATCAATagctttataaaatattttcaaatgtactAAAAGATAAAATTGAACTTTTGACACAAAAATATacttcaaacaaaaattgacaaaataaacATAGTGAAAAAACTATGGTACTTTACACTGGTATCTTCCCTTTTTGAAGGCTGTAATCTTTGAAAATGGCACATCCACAAGTTGAAACACACacataaaatcatataaaataaacaaaaacattatgtGATTATCTGGCAATGACTGACTAatggtacatatacatgtacatagcaaACTTTTGTGATTGGATCACAGAATGCCTAGTACAAGCACCTCAACATTTACTATTACCCGTTTTTAAGGTTTAATGTGCCAAGCACAACAAAACACAAGTTCCCAACATTGAAAGACTAAGGGAATATTAATACTAAACAGATAGTATACAAAACTGAAaagagaaaatttaaagatgataagaaatgaatcaatttcaatttagaataagataaacattttacattattaCACAACTATTTCATATCTTTATACCCCTTTCTTTTTttgtatcataaaataaattaaaattgagaaatatttaTCTAAGATAGCCAGagacaaaaactaatcagcaaaAATACTAATTCATGCAATACTAAAGATATAACTACCagtattaatatttgtttacattttttggtCCATTTTAAAGAACTTTCATTAACTGAATATTAACTCTAATTCACATGACAAATAAAGCTTTACTATGTAAAAAGTGCACACATGCATGTTTTACACTCAATTATTGGAATGTACTTCATtcaaacaagaaataaaaaagcaaCAGTAAAGATTTGAATTCTTGAAAAATACATACACTGTGGTACAAATGCAGTTATATTTCAGTGACCTGATTTTGCATAAATATATTAGGTTTCCATTGTGAAACTATTCTTCATGTATGTCTGTTCATTTggcatactgtggtttcattaatattcaagggtatcaattttcgtggataaagtgaaaatcacagtttcaaggatacgtaaattcgtcgCCAATGACCGCAAGTAAGAGTGAATCTGTATCTAGAGCAAGTTTCTGGTTTCTTTCTCACTGAGTAAATGTATTGAACACTATTCCACTctcaacatatacatgtatcaaatctcactaatacatgtacaagcctCAACACATTATGTGTCCTGTAGATACATAATGGAAAACTAAAAACAATGATATACTGTAAAGTATTAAGCATGGATAAAAACAAGTATTGGTGCATGGTAATGCATGGTACTAGCATACAGTGTAAAACGTTCATTTATCTTTCATTTTTACAgcagtacatgtgtattttcaACAGTAGATATAAAAGCACACACAGAACAGTACTATTCTTTTGGTTCTATATTATTTCAAACAGACACTCTGATCTACATATGCACACTGGAAAATGTCCTCTATCACACATAATAACTGACCTTTAGGCTGAAAAACTCTTGGCAATGCAAATAATGCTCATCTGCGCTTCTATAcaaatttacacaaaataaaaaaaataaaaatggttttaaTATAAGTTACAATGACAAGCAATCACTTCAAGGTCTTGATCAGGAGGAAGTGACAGGGTGTCTGTGACGTAGGAATGTAGAATCACTCTCCGAACCTTCTGTGTTCTTTCCTGAAATTAGACTCTCCTCTGTGTCTTCTGACACCTCTCTACTAACCATTGTCTCCAACGTGGAGTACTGTTGTTCAGGGTAGGAATGAGATTTCCCCAGCATTTGGGCTTCTGTTGCTACAAAAATTCAAtaagtttttattgttttcagcTTAGATAATAAATCTGTTTATAGCACATGCTTCTACTGTAGgtattaggaaaaaaaatttatgcatACTACGGATATTTTTCAGCACATAGTCTTAGAAAATGAGCCAAAAAAGTTTGGtaattacaaatatatacattaatgcAATACAGGGGggctttaacatctttgagctAAAATTTTGGCGATTTGTGAACAAAAATGGTTTCATGGAGATTTCATAGGGTATTTATTACTTTCACTGATAAATACtgtcaaagaaatcaagaaatttAATCTCAAATGATAATACTGCTTTACAAGTCTACTTATCATCAAGGAGAAATAGTATCTACTAGCTCGTCATACCTTTTCTTTCCCTTGCCAACATCTCTCTTATATTTTTCCTTCGTTCCTCCATTGCACTTTTATCTTTACTTTTGGTCTCAGGTTCATATTCCACTGAATTGGAATTGCCATTACCCCTGCTGTAGTAAATCTGATACCATGACAACAAAGCAATGAAGCTCAGCAGGCACATGTTTAGGGTCGTTCCTATGGCAGCTGACAGGAGAGGCCAATGGAACAGCATGTATCTGTAAGTACacaaaattggaaaaaatcAGTCTAGGCTCTCAAAAGAATCACAAACATTCTAAAAGTGTTACATATAAGTGCAGTATACTTGCCTCAAGCCCGTAAAGTGAGCATAAATCTTTAATGTGGCTGTATAAATCTGAATCTTTTTATTCTGGACTTCTATGTATGCCCCCACGGCTGGATTAtactgaaattgaaataaatcttagattaaatatcataacactTAATGTTAAGAATGGACTTAAATGAAGGGTTTTACGCAATGATGGTGTCTTCTGTGTTTTGTATTTCTGGAGGAATAAGGGAGCTGTacttttaaagacaattttttcttattttttaactCAAAAGAAATGAggttaaaatttcaagctttaTAAAATTGCATGACAATTTAACTGTAGCACAAAAACTTACTGAGTCATCGATGTAATTGTTGTAAAATTCTACTGTTAAAAACTGCTTTTGTTCCACAAAGCCGGACAAAAGCAGGGGAGAAAACACAAATGTGTCCATGATCCTCAGCAGCTCAGATCTATAGTGTAACATTATCTAAACGAAAATAAATATCAGCAAATTAATAGCACATCAATATCACAGtatatatgcaaatttttcacATGTGTATTAATGCATGTTTTGAATGGCTAAACATCATTCATGAGTTCACTGTTCTTTGTACTAGAAATGGCTTGTTATTGGATAACACAATATACTTTGTTTTGCAATGGTTACCTACATCCTTTGCATTTTTCTGTTGTGGGATAATATTGCACATTacatagaaaattaaaacaaaccatTCAATTATGTGAGAGCGTGAGCATGTTGAGGTTTCCTGAAAAAACATCAGAACATTGAAGCATGTGCTATTATCATCTATTCCCATTAATAATAAATCATgaactgtatatatacatgtacttttcaaAAGTGTGTGAATGTGATGGAAAAGAAGGAGTGCAGATCAAGTAtgtgtaatgtttaaaaacttgTAAAACTCCATGCTTAatcataaatcaaataaaataacatatgcatgtatttgtttataaaCCTTATCACAAACTGTACTGCAGTTTTGAAGAGGTCTGTTTTTTTGGCAAGATAGACACACAGTTTTGaactctgtttttttttttaactaaaaaacATCCTTAGTTCAGCATGATAACAAAATCAGGTggtttgggggttttttttgcacAAGATGGGAATGCAGTTGAAATTGAGGGTTGATAAGAATTTTCACCTACACTTACAGATCTTGAGGAACTAGATACAGTGCCTCCAGACTTGTCAAAGAGCTGCAACTTCACCATAAACATgcctgaagaaaaaaaaagacatgttTATCGAAGCATCTATCATATACATTGAATCTGTTTCTTTTGGAATTAATAATTTTGGACATGACTTGTTACTGCACCTAGTTCTTTGTTTATGGGAGATTCTGGTAGTACTGTTTCCATTTTAATAGTATATGATTCACCTCTCGCAAACACCTGGAAGAAAGATATTTTAGAGAAAgtttaataatgtttaaaatataaaccttAAAATCTAAACAGTgtactctaaaaaaaattagacacctttagaaaattgtttgtttgcttTCTCACAACTCAATGTTTAAACTATGTCCTctggagaatttttttttcagtgtatgAGAAGAGTTAAATCTCCAAGCAATTTCTGATGATTTGAGAGACTATTCTAAGGTGTAGTTAGCAACCTTATCAGGACAGATACATTAAAGTATGTTgttgatttattagctaaaatattttagcattttagGCAGTCTTGGAAACTACTGTCTACCAATTGATATACACACCAAtacatgaataaatctaatagtctgtcccaagatgcttatgctgcacatttggacattttttaataaaaatacacatacctgtgaataaagtgcaattgaaatcaatgaaagggaaaattgaaaaaatctcCATTGACTCATTATTGtgtttcactcggaaaaattcacagaaatTAAAACTGatttcttatggagatttataattggGAATGTTTACACCTTTTCTCCATTCAGAAGTCACTCgaaatacctcgcacaatttgtCAACATTATCTCTTTAGCAATGGaaacctttttatttttcacaGTGTATTGAAatctgacaagctagaggggacatttcaaaagggaaatcttgggatcTTTTTTATACTACTGAATGAGCACCGTTTGAACCAAGGGGtgtttattgatattgaacaatttaaaaaatgtgtggCATAAATTtcttgggacagaatatagtaaATTAAAACACACAAACTGGAGAAATTTGGCTTTGAATGCAAATATTTCAGTAATGATGAGACCATATTTTTCAGTGCGCTAGTTCAGGTAAGTTTACATAAACATTGATTTCTGTGAATACCTCTGTTTGGCCCTCCTGAACCAGGGTGATATTATCTGCAGGGTATGAACACATTCCAATGCCATCTTCACATAGTCTGTAAAGAATTCTGAATTCTTTTCATCTTGCCCTTGGTTTTGCATATCAGATTGTATTACCagaaaattcaaaatctttattgtttatcaagtTTACTTACTTGAACTGCAAATTCACAGGTTTAGTGAGAGACACAGGAGGCAtataagcaaaataaaaacttcCATAAAGGAAAGCAGAAAACCATAGCAAAATCATAAAAACAGTGATGAAAACAGCAATTCTAGTGAGAATTTCTTTTAACTTtgataaagttaaatcaaacGAATCCTTAAGCCATCCAAGGatattgtaaacaaacattaaaatcatGATTTCATTTGTTTATGGAACTTTGTACCGGAAACGATTTCAAGTTTGAGCAACTCTATCCAAATCTTTTCGTGTTTTGTATCGTTAACTCAAAGAATTCTGAAAAATCTTAATATGATGTATTTTGGGCAATATAATATGTAAGAAATAAGAGTACCGAAATAAATACATTATGCAACACATAATATTATGTAACTGTGCAAATGTTACACCGTACAAGTTAATGTTATTCATATTGTAACGTGTCGCGGCCTCGACCAGGCGTCTCGGTCCGTACACGGTTCACCCGAGTTTTATAGGGAATGCAGACACTTGCCAAGTGCCTCTATGATGTACAGAAAagctttaattcaaaatatacagaTATAGTTTAACCACTGCCTTGTGGTAATTCtcaatatatacagatatatataaGCCACTGCCTTGTGGCTATTTCTATGTTTGTCAACCGCCCTTGCCACCTGGCAAGGCAACTTGTCGCTCGGCCACTTGGTAACGCAAGTTGGTCAATCAATCTGGCTATGCCACTTGGCCTATCAATTTGTCACTCTATTAAGAATCTAATTTAATTAACTTCAATGAACCAGTTTCTACTTACAGAATTCACGGCTGTGAAATCTACTACACAGTAATTCGCCCTAGGGATTACTTCTCGTATAAGACTACTGTACAGACTATACAACATCAACCAACCCAACCAGCGACACCATCTGGCTCTTAAACCAATTGCATTATGTCTAACACAAGTGTTTAAGGACATCCAAACATATTCTCTCGATTTATAAGTCTATCTGACTAATAAGAAACTACAAtaactgtttttgttgttttgttttttatataataagaaTACTTGAATCACTCTTTTAATCATTTGACATTTTAATAACACTATTTACAATAATtactgataataaaaatacaaacaagggaagataactctttcaaTCGTTTCACTTCCCTCCCCTTAAGAATATGCGTCCCGCATGATTCTACAGTCAGAACAAACAATAAGCAAATCAAAATTAACAAATCCATATGCCGATGATCTACAGCATCTTCTCCCTCTTGCGTCCGTGCTCCCGGACAATGGTCGTTGTCTTGATCGACTTGGTATATACAACTGGGTCTGTCTGAACAGCCTTATCTGCAACTTTGCACGTGAGGTCATTTGTCTTGTCATCCAGCCTTGGTGTCTTACAACTGTCGGGTGTATACACGGGCATGGGTTGAGTCCTCTTTCTAACAGTAGGATCGACGGCTTTCTCACAGGGTGAAGGTCCATTGGTAGCTATACAATCTCTAGGTTCTTTGTTACTGGTACCCGGTTCTTCGTCAATTGTAATGTCGGGTTCCTGTTCTGAAGACTCGTCCTCGTGGAGATCTCCAGATAAACTATCGTCACTGGATTTTATACCCTCTGCATTATCAGACTGTTGGCTGCCTTTTCCTCTCTCAACTTCGTCTGGATGGTTTCTCTTTAGATGCCGTATGTAGTTGACTTTCTTATCAGTCGAATAATCACATCGTCTACAAAAGTGTCTGGTTTCATAACACTCGGCCATATGGTCTTTCCATTCCGAGTGACATCTACTTTTAAAGGAACAGAATGGACATTTTTTCAGCTGTTCTGCACTGGTAGTCTTCGTCTTCGCCATTACtctacaacagaaaaaaaacttgttgTAAAGACAATTTACCACTGGACATAATCTTGCAGCCATTTAGGCTGTCTTCTAATTCTAGAACCACCCGTTGCACCCAAATTAACATCATTGTCAACCTCATCTGTTTCAGACCCTTCATCGCTTATAACATCTGCCTTGACGTTGCTTGTAGCAGATTGGTTAGTTTCTACCTGAGAACTAGCCTCTTCAAGAACCTCTTCTCTTAACACCTGGTCACGCTTTAGTCGCAACCTGTCAACATGCACAACCTGTGGTTTGCCACGTTGTCCACAATCAACCTTGTAGGTTAAGTCTGTCAGTTTTCTGAGTACTTTAAATGGACCTTGCCAGTAACTAGTGAACTTCGGGGATCTTCCGACCTTTCTGATAGGAAAGTAAACATAAACTTGATCGTCTGGCTTGAACTTTTGCCATGATAGTTTCTGGTCGTGATACCTTTTCTGTCTCACCATAGCTGTGTTTATATTCTTTCTGACATACTTGTGAGCCTCTTCCATTGTCTCTTTGAGTTGCCATGCCTACTTGTTGCTTGGAATATATTTAACTTCCGTTGGCATCTCGTACATAATGTCCAGCGGTGTAGTCACCTCTCTACCAAGCATCATGAGGTTTGGTGTGAACCCTGTGGTCTCATGTACTGATGATCTGTATGCCATCATGACATAAGGTAAAAACCTATCCCAGTCAGAATGGTGATCATTTACGTATGCACTAAGCATCGTCACAAGTGTCTTATTAAAACGTTCCACCATCCCATCACTTTGTGGGTGGTAAGGGGTGGTACGTGTCTTCTTTATATGTAGGACATGACACATCTCGGAGAACAGTTCGCTCTCGTACTGGCGACCCTGGTCAGAATGGATGATTGAGGGTGTTCCATATCGTACAACAACTTCCTCAACTATAATTCTAGCAACGGTTGCAGCTTCCATGTTTGGCATGGCAAAACTCTCCGTCCATTTAGTAAAATAGTCGGAAATTACTAGAATATATTTATTGCCGTTTTCAGTCAACGGAAGTTCACCCAAGATGTCAGTCGCAATTCTGTCCATGGTAATCCCACTTTTTACAAGTTTCATTGGTGCTCGCTTCCTCATTTGTGGACTCTTTCTCTTAGAGCACTTTTCACAGCCAGCTATGTAGGTTCTAGTGTCAGCTTGTAAACCTGGCCAATAGTATTTCTGTCGAACTCGGGCTAGTGTCTTGGTAACACCCAAATGTGCAGCAGTTTCCATATCATGGCAATATTGCAAAACAGTTCTGCGTTCGCTTCGGGGTATTATTGCTTGTAGACAAGATGCTTTTCCATTGCCAGCATCATACCTCCGGTATAAGATACCATTTTCTACCACAAGGCTATCCCACTGAGACCAAAGAGATCTTAAAACATATCCAAGACCACTTATATCCTCGTATGAAGGTTTGCTTGTACTTTCCAACCAGCTCTTTACTTGCTTCAATTCATGGTCTTTATTTTGTACTTCCCTGATGTTGAGACATAAATCTTTGCTTTCAGAAGCTAACTTAACAACATTGACATGACTCTTTGGTGACTTATCTTGTGGTTTGTCTAAGACACTTTGCTTTTGCAATTGATTTGATGGATCATATCCACACTGTCTACATGGTAACCTACTTAATGCATCTGCATTTTTGTGCTGAAGCCCCGGCCTATGTTGTATCTTGAAATCAAAGGCACTTAATGTCTCTAGCCATCTGGCAAGCTGACCTTCGGGGTTTTTGAAGTTAAACAACCATCTTAGTGAACCATGGTCACTACGAACCAAAAACTCTTTTCCATACAAGTAGTGCttgtaatgttttataaaatgaactACTGCCAAGAGTTCCTTTCGTGTGACACAGTATCTACGCTCGCTTTTTGTCAGCGTTCTACTTGCATAGGCTATGACACATTCTTTCCCATCTATGTTCTGTGACAACACCGCTCCTATTGCTTGGTCACTTGCATCAGTATCAAGTATAAATGGGACTTTGAAATCTGGGTGAGCCAATATAGGGGAGTTAATCAAGTGgctttttaacttttcaaatgCTTCTTGACATTCCTTTGTCCATGCAAATGATTTTCCTTTCTCAGTCAGGGAGTGAAGACATTTGGCAACAGCAGAGAAGTTTTTGATAAACCTGCGATAATAGCCACACAAACCCAAGAATGACCTTATCTCAGTGACGTTTGATGGTACGGGCCACTCTTTCACTGCAGCTATTTTGCTTGGATCTGTGGCGACAcctttttcagaaatgacatgGCCAAGATAAGTAACTTCTTTGGCGAACAGGCAACACTTTTTGGCCTTCAATTTCAAATTGGCTTTCTGTAGCCTTTCAAAAACTTTACCCAGGTTTTCCAACATATTTTCGAAAGTCTTACCAGTGACAATAATATCGTCTAAGTAGACTAAACAAATGTCCCATTGTAAACCCGCTAACACGCTTTCCATGAGGCGTTCGAATGTAGCTGGAGCACAACTCAAGCCAAAAGGCATTACATTAAACTCAAAGAGACCTCGCCTCGTTGCAAATGCCGTTTTGGGTTTGTCTGCACTCTCCATTTCTACTTGCCAGTAGCCCGAACAAAGGTCAAGTGTAGAAAACCAAGTTGACCCAGACAACTGGTCTAAGGATTCATCGATCCTCGGGAGAGGATATGCATCTTGAACGGTGCAGCTGTTGAGGCGTCTATAGTCCACACAGAACCTATATGAGCCATCTTTCTTCTTCACCATGACAATAGGTGAAGACCATGGGCTATTGGATGGTTTGATGACGTCTCTCTCCAGCATGTCATCTAATGTTTTATCTGCTTCCTCTGTCAAGTGAGCCGGTACCCTCCTTGGATGCTGTTTGATAGGACGACTATCACCAGTATTGATGTGATGCTTGCCAACACCTGTTCTGCCCAAGTCAAAATTGTTTTCTGCAAACAAAGAGGTGTACTGTAATAAAAATGCTTTTGCCTCTTTATGTTGTTCGGGAGTTAGGGTGTCTACTGTCTTCTGCAACATTTCTGCCAGATCCTTCCGCAGCATGGTTGCACTCTGGGGATCTTCATCTGACAACATATTCTGTACTGTATTCACTTCAGAAAGCTGTCCTACTGTGGTTcctgaataaattatttttgattcTTGTTCCGTATTCATGAGTCTTACGGGAACAGTTTCTCCAGGAGAAACAACTGACCTTGCAGTCAAAGCAACTTGCTTTCCAACAATGTGGTCAACTGGTTCCACTATACTTTCACAAGATGGAATATGTGAACCTATTGGCACACAAACTTTGCCGGGTATTATGACCTCACTTCTTGGCGGAATGCTAACTGTTTTGGCAGCTTTTATCCTAAAACAGCCAAGGAACCCTTCTATCGCCATTTGCTTCTCATGCCCCTTGATGATGAGTGTCTCATTGTTGACATCAACTGAACActtgtttttcttcataaaatcaAGGCCTAAAATACCGTCAATCTTGAGATTTGCAATTATAGCATCATTGTAGCATGTCACCTGGTCAACACAAATGTTGAACTCTGCTTTTCCATGCACGGAAAGTGGGGTACTATTAGCTGCCCATATTGTTTGAGATACTTCTCGCAAGTTAGGTCTTATTGCCACTGGTAACTTTTTGTATAGAGTTTCTGATACCAGTGTTACAGTAGCACCAGTGTCCACAAGAAACTTTGCCTTTTCTCCCTGTACCTGAACTTCTACATACAGTCCACATTCCTCAACTGATGAACCAAGGCCAACTGACACATTTGGTCTTCTCGCTGCATTCTTATCACATTGTGCGTCATCTTTCTGGCCTTTATCAAGACTGTCATGTTGTTTCCGTCTTCTGCGTAGATCAGGGCAATTACGTCTAAAATGTCCTGTCTGCTTGCATTCATAGCACCTGCGCTCTTGATTGTTGTTATTTGCACGGTCACTTCGAAACCATCTGTCATCATTATTCTTTTGCCTAGAGCTTCTTAATTCTTTCAGTTCTTCTGTAATGCACTTCATTCCTTCTTCTACTGACTTCATCCAGGTTTCCAGCTTGTTATCAACATTGATACCATTTAGCTGGGGTTGTTCATCTGCAATAGCTGTCCTCAAGTGTCCTCTAAGTTCTCTATCTCGTTTTTCAACTTTGTTATATGCCTCCAGTTCTACAGCAAGGCTAATGGCTTCATTCAGATTGGCAGGACGAGATTGCTTGATTCGAATACGAATGTCTGAATCAATTAAGGCATCAATAAATTGATCCTTAGCCAATGTTTCACGAACTTCGCCAGGTGCAGTTGGGTATGCCAAGTTAGTCAACCGCCTGATGGCCTGGCCTAATTCCGAAAGAGTCTCTAATGGTCTTTGTCTTCTTTCTTTAAGTTGCACTCTGTATAGATCGGTTTGGTTAGGAGGTGAAAACCTTTCTTGTAAAGACCTGACAAGTGTCTCATAGTGCTGTCCCCTGTCCTTTGGCAAGTCACCTAATACTGCTTGAGCTTGACCTCGTAGGGATAATGCTAAAAACAAGCCTTTCTTTTCTTCGTTCCAACCATTGACACTGG is part of the Crassostrea angulata isolate pt1a10 chromosome 3, ASM2561291v2, whole genome shotgun sequence genome and encodes:
- the LOC128178292 gene encoding seipin-like, with protein sequence MILMFVYNILGWLKDSFDLTLSKLKEILTRIAVFITVFMILLWFSAFLYGSFYFAYMPPVSLTKPVNLQFKLCEDGIGMCSYPADNITLVQEGQTEVFARGESYTIKMETVLPESPINKELGMFMVKLQLFDKSGGTVSSSSRSVSIMLHYRSELLRIMDTFVFSPLLLSGFVEQKQFLTVEFYNNYIDDSYNPAVGAYIEVQNKKIQIYTATLKIYAHFTGLRYMLFHWPLLSAAIGTTLNMCLLSFIALLSWYQIYYSRGNGNSNSVEYEPETKSKDKSAMEERRKNIREMLARERKATEAQMLGKSHSYPEQQYSTLETMVSREVSEDTEESLISGKNTEGSESDSTFLRHRHPVTSS